Within the Pseudonocardia alni genome, the region CTCGACGACGGCGCCCCCCTGTCCGGCACCGCCCTCGACGGCCGTACGGCTCTCGACCCCGGCACGGCTCCCGGTGTCGGCCCGGCCCTCGGCGGCAGTACCGACATCGGGACCGGTACCGGCCTCGGGGACGGTGACGCCGCGGACGGGCGCGAGACCCGTGGCAGCGCGACCACCGCCGGCGGTGCCGCGGGCACGGCCGTACCGGGCACCGGTGGGGCGGGCCGGCGCTCCCGGCGTGACCGCGCGGCCGACGCCACCCGTGTCGACGCCGCGGACCTGCTCGCCGGGCGCACCCGGGACACCCCGGCCGCCACCCCCGAACCGGCGGCGCAGCCCACCGGGGCCATCGAGGACATTCCGCTGTCGGACGTGCCGCTGATGGAGGCCACGCTCGACCGGCTCCCGGCCCCGCCGGAGCCCGCCGCGCCCGCGGCGACCCGTCGTCGGCGGGGCGCCCGCCCCACCGCGGACGCGCCCGGCCACACGGCACCCGCCGACCCCACCCCGGACGACGACGGCTGGCTGTCCGCCGAGATCGCCGCCAGCCGCCGCTCCGGCCGGCACGGAGCGGGGGCGGGCACCTCGGTGGCCGACCTGCTCGCCGCCGTCGCCCTCGACGCCCCCGCGGGCGGGGGACGACGCCGCGAACCCGACGCCGTCCCCGACGCCGGGAGCGGCACCGCGGGTCCCGCGCCCGCGGGTCCCGCACTCGCCGGTTCCGCGCTCGCCGGTTCCGCACCGCTCGGCGCGGACGCCGACGAGGACCGGAGGACCGGTGTGGGACACCGCACCGAAGCGGCCCCTGCATCACCCAGCTCTGCGTCGCCGAATCCCGCGTCGCCGAACCCCACGGTGACGGGCCCCGCATCGCCGGGCCCGTCCGACCGTGGAACGGACGACCGGGCGGAATCGGGCACGAACGGCCGGGCCGTGCCGGGCCCGGGCGGGGACGACCTGTTCCGGGCCGCGGGCGACGCGGGCCGCCCCTGGCACGGAGGCGGTCCCACCTCGGCCGACGAGGCACGCAGCGCCCTGCAGGACCTGCTCCGCAGCGCGTCGGCCGACCGCGGACCCGACGCCGACGGGCGGGGGGCCGACCGTGCCAACGGGCACGGCGGCGTCACCGGCCTGGCCGACTACCGGGCCAGCCGGGCCGCCGCCGGACGGGCCGCGGCCCGCGCCGCCGAGGACCCCGCGGACGCGGACCCGGCCCGCACCGGCACCGCGGACGACGACACCGACGAGGTCCCCGACGCGCTCGACGCCGGCCGTGCCGCGGGCGGGTCCGGGCTCACCGGCCAGTGGTCGTCCGGTCGGCGCGCGGGCGGCACCGGTCCCCGCGACCTCGGACGGCACCGCCGGGACTGAGCGGCAGCGCGGTGGGCGCGGGTGTCCGGTACGCCCGGCCCGCGCCTGCCCGCCGACCACCGGGCGCGGCCCGGGAACCGGTCGGCGGGGCGGTGACCGGGAGGTCAGGGCCGCCACGGGCACAAACCGGAGCGTCCGCGCGTTAGGCTCTCGGGGCCACCACGACACCCTGTCGGGTCGCCACGCGAGTGCGGGTCACCGGAGGGTCCGGTGACCCCGGGCCGGTACCGGATGCGGGCCGAGGAGAGACATGGGCAGCACGGATGGCGGAGCGTTCCGCCGGATGCTCCGCAAACTCACCAGCGACGTCGACGAGCTCGACGCGCGCGATCTCGCCGAGGACGTCGAGGAGACCGGGGCACGCCCGGCCCGCGACTGCGCCTGCGGCGAGGAGGTCACGATGCTCGGCCGGATCCGCAGCGTCGACCTCTGTCCGCAGAGCGCCGACGCCACGCTGAAGGCCGAGCTGTTCGACGGCACCGACGGTGTCACCCTGGTCTGGATGGGCCGGCGCAGCATCCCCGGTATCGAGGCCGGGCGCACCATGCGGGTCCGTGGCCGGATCTCGGTCCGCGACGGTCGCAAGGTGCTCTACAACCCGTACTACGAGATCTGCCAGGCGCAGTGACCCGCGGGACCCTCGCGGTCTGCTCCTGAGCCGACGGATCGGACCGGCTTGAACGACCACCACCACGACGCCCCGACCACCCGGATCCCGCGTGTCCCCGACGTGGACCCGCAGGACCGGACCGCGCCACTCGGCAGGCCGGTGGCGGCACCGGAACACGCCGCCGGGCCCGGCCCGGACCGGACCGGCCCCGCGGGGCCACCGGCGACGGACGCGGGCGGCGAGGCTCCGACCCCCACCCTGCTCGAGCAGATGGGCGGGGTCACCGGGATCGTCGCCTCGACGATCCCGGTCGTGGTGTTCGTCGTCGCCAACATCCTCGGCGACCTGCGGACCGCGCTGTACGCCGCGATCGGCGCCGGGGCGCTGGTGCTGCTATGGCGCCTCGTCCGGCGCGACCCGGTGATGCCGGCGATCTCCGGCCTGCTCGGCGTCGGGGTGTGCGCGCTCGTCGCGAGCCGGACCGGCGAGGCCCGCGGCTTCTACCTGCCCGGTCTGCTCTACAGCGGCGCCCTCGGGATCGTCGCACTGGTCTCGATCATCGTCCGCTGGCCGCTGGCCGGGGTGATCTGGCACAGCATCAACGGACACGGCACCGAGTGGCGCCGGGACCCCCACCTGGTCCGCGCCTACGGCTGGGCCACCGCGGTGTGGGCGACGACCTTCCTCGCGAAGGTCGTCGTGCAGGGCGGGCTGTACCTGGCCGACTCCGAGACCTGGCTGGGCGTCGCGCGGCTCGCGATGGGCTACCCGCTCACCGGGGTCGCGATCCTGGCCACGATCCTCATCGTGCGGCGCGCCGAGCGCGCCCGCACCGCGACCGCCTGACCCGCACCGGCGCGCGACGTCCGCGCGCCGGTGCCGGGCAGGGTCACATGAGGGCGGCGCGGATGTCCTCCTCGACCGCCGTCGTCGCCACGAACAGCAGCTCGTCGCCGCCCTCCAGGGCGTCGTCGGGCTGGGGCACGATCACCCGGCCGCCGCGCAGGATCGTCACCAGCGCCGAGTCCGTCGGCAGCTCCAGCACCCGCACCGGCCGCCCGGCCAGCGGGGTGTCCTCGGGCAGCGTCACCTCGACGAGGTTCGCCTGCCCCTGGCGCAACGTCAGCAACCGCACCAGGTCACCCACGGCGACGGCCTCCTCGACCAGCGCCGCCAGCAGCCGCGGCGTCGACACCGCGACGTCGACGCCCCAGTTCTCCCCGAACAGCCACTCGTTGCGCGGGTCGTTCACCCGTGCCACCACCCGGCGGACCCCGAACTCGGTCTTCGCCAGCAGCGAGACCACCAGATTGACCTTGTCGTCGCCGGTCGCGGCGATCACGACGTCGCAGCCCTCGATGCCGGCGTCCTCCAGCGAGGACAGCTCGCAGGCGTCGGCGTGCACCCACTCGGCCTCGGGGACGGCGTTCGGGTCGATGTGGGTCAGCTCGCGCTCGATCAGCATGACCCGGTGGTCGGACTCGACCAGCTCCAGCGCGATGGACCGCCCGACGGCGCCCGCCCCCGCGATCGCGACCCGCATCAGTCCTCCTCGGGCGGCGCCGCGGCGGCCGCCGTCACGTCGCTGACCGTGCCCGAGACCGCCGCCACGTAGACGGTGTCCTCGTGCTGCACGGTGGTGTCCTTGGTCGGCAGCACCCCGGTGCCGAACCGCACGATGAACGCGACCCGCGAGTTCGTCGCCCGCTCCAGGTCCCGGATCGGGCGCCCCACCCAGTCCTCGTGCAGCGGCAGCGGCAGGACGGCCACGGTGCCGGTCGGCTCGCGCCAGGCGGTGGCGACGCCGTCGGGCAGGAGCATGCGCAGCAGCCGGTCGGTCGTCCACGGGACGGTCGCGACCGTCGGGATGCCCAGACGCTCGTACACCGCGGCGCGCTTGGCGTCGTAGATCCGGGCGACGACCTTGCCGACGCCGTAGCTCTCGCGCGCCACCCGGGCGGCGATGATGTTGGAGTTGTCCCCGGAGGAGACGGCGGCGAACGCGTCGGCGGACTCCAGCCCGGCCTCGTCGAGGACGCTGCGGTGGAAGCCGAAACCGACGACCTGGCGCCCGCGGAAGTCCGGGCCGAGCCTGCGGAAGGCCTGCGGGTCGCGGTCGATCACCGCGACCTCGTGGCCGAGCCGCTCCAGGCCCGAGGCCAGGGACGCGCCGACGCGGCCACATCCCATGATCACGACGTGCATGGCGTCAGGGGTCCTTCCGCCGGGTGGGGGGCCCGGGATGTACGATTCGTTCCTTCTGTACGCGGCGACGCGGACGCCGACGACGCGGAGTGAACGCTATCGCGAAGCGCAGCGGAGCGGGGGCATAGGCTGCGCCCCGTGTCCAAGCTCGCCGTCGCTCTCAAGCGGCTCGTGGTCGGACGACCGCAGCGCAGCGACCGCCTGACCAGCACCCTGCTCCCCAAGCGGATCGCCCTCCCCGTGTTCGCCTCCGACGCCATGTCGTCGGTCGCCTACGCCCCCGAGGAGATCTTCCTGACCCTGTCGGTCGCCGGTGTCGCCTCGTACGCGATGTCGCCGTGGATCGGTCTCGCGGTCGTCGTCGTCCTGCTGACGGTCGTGGCCAGCTACCGGCAGAACGTCCGCGCCTATCCCTCCGGCGGGGGCGACTACGAGGTCGCGACGGTGAACCTCGGCAAGAACGCCGGACTGACCGTCGCCAGCGCCCTGCTCGTCGACTACACCCTCACCGTCGCCGTCTCGATCTCCGCGGCCGCGGCCAACATCGGTGCGCTGGTGCCGTTCGTCGCCGAGCACAAGGTGCTGTTCGCGGTGTCGGCGATCGTCGTGCTGACCGCGATCAACCTGCGCGGCATCCGCGAGTCCGGCGCGGCCTTCGCGATCCCGGTCTACGCCTTCGTCATCGGCGTCGCGACGATGATCATCTGGGGCCTGACCCGGGTGCTGATCCTCGGCGACTCCGTGCGGGCGGAGAGTGCCGACCTGCGCCTGGTCGCCGAGGGCGACGCGTTCACCGGCCTGGCGCTCGTGCTGCTCGTGCTGCGCAGCTTCACCCAGGGCGCCGCCGCGCTGACCGGTGTCGAGGCGATCTCCAACGGGGTGCCCGCCTTCCGCAAGCCGAAGTCGAGGAACGCGGCCACCACGCTGCTGCTGCTCGGCGTGATGTCGGTGTCGCTGTTCATGGGGCTGATCGCCCTGGCCCAGCTCACCCACGTCCAGATCGCCGAGGACCCGGCCCGCCAGTTCCCCGACGCGCCGCCCGGCTACGAGCAGCACACCATGATCGCCCAGCTCGCCGACGCCGTGTTCGACAACTTCCCGCCGGGCTACTTCTTCGTCATCGTGATGACGGCGCTGATCCTGGTCCTCGCCGCGAACACCGCGTTCAACGGCTTCCCGGTGCTGGGCTCGATCCTGTCCCAGGACCGCTACCTGCCCCGTCAGCTGCACACCCGGGGCGACCGGCTCGCGTTCTCCAACGGCATCGTCGCGCTCGCGCTGTTCGCGATCCTGCTGGTCGTCGGCTTCCAGGCCGAGGTCACCCGGCTCATCCCGCTCTACACCGTCGGCGTGTTCGTGTCGTTCACGCTGTCCCAGGCCGGGATGGTCCGGCACTGGAACCGGGAGCTCGCGCTGGACCCCTCGGCGTCCGAACGCCGCCGGATGCGCCGCGCCCAGTCGATCAACGGGTTCGGCGCCTGCATGACCGGCGTCGTGCTGGTCACGGTGCTCGTCACGAAGTTCGCCCTCGGCGCCTGGATCGCGATCGTCGCGATGGGCGGGTTCTTCGTGCTGATGCGGATGATCCAGCTCCACTACGACCGGGTCGCCGCCGCGCTGGTCGCCGACGAGTCCGACGACGTCCTGCCCTCGCGCAACCACGCCGTCGTCCTGGTCTCGACGCTGCACAAGCCGACCCTGCGGGCGCTGGCCTACGCCCGCGCGACCCGCCCGGACATCCTCGAGGCGGTCACCGTCAACGTCGACGACTCCGAGACCAAGAAGCTCGTCGAGCAGTGGCACAAGCGGAGCCTGCCGGTCCCGCTGAAGGTCGTCGAGTCGCCCTACCGGGAGATCACCCGGCCCGTGCTGGACTACGTCAAGCGCATCCGCAGCGACTCCCCGCGCAACGTCGTCACCGTCTACATCCCGGAGTACGTCGTCGGACACTGGTGGGAGCAGGTGCTGCACAACCAGAGCGCGCTGCGGCTCAAGTCGAGGCTGCTGTTCCAGCCGGGGGTGATGGTGACCAGCGTGCCGTGGCAGCTGCCGTCGTCGTCGCGCACACGGGCGCTGTCGCCGCTGCAGGCGCCGGGGGCGTCCCGGCGCGGCTACCCGGGCATGGAGCAGCTACCCGGCGAACGCCGCGACGGCGCGGGCGTCGGGACGGGTGGCGGCACCCCGTCCGCGCCCCGGGTGACGAAGAAGGAGAACCGGTGAACGCCGACACGGCGACCGACTGGACCGACCGCATGCTGGAGCTGCGGGTCGGCCCCGTCGCGCACGGCGGCCACTGCGTGGCCCGCGACGGGGACGGTGGCCGGGTCGTGTTCGTCCGGCACGCACTGCCCGGTGAGCTGGTCCGCGCGGTGGTCACCGACGACCCGGGCGGGGCGTTCTGCCGCGCCGACGCCGTCGCCGTGCTGGAGGCGTCCCCGGACCGGGTCGAGCCCGCCTGCCCGTGGGCCGGGCCCGGGGGCTGCGGCGGCTGCGACTTCCAGCACACCGACCACGCCACCCAGCGCGCCCTGAAGACGACGGTCCTGCGCGAGCAGCTGGAGCGACTCGGCGCCGGCGCCGCGGTCGTCGCCACCGCCGACCTCGCGGCCGTCGAGGTCGAGGAGCTCCCCGGCGGTCCGCTCGGCTGGCGCACCCGGGTGCGGCTGGCCGTCGACGACGACGGCGTCCCCGGCCTGCGCGCCCACCGCAGCCACGACGTGTGCGAGATCGGAGACTGCCCGCTCGTCCCGGCGGGTGCGCTGCCGCCGGTGCTGGAGCGCCGCTTCCGGCCCGACTCCGAGCTCGACGTCACCGTCGTCGGCGACGGCGCCGCCCGGGTCGGCTCCGGCGCGACCGTGCACGCCGCGGACCGCACCTGGGAGCTGTCGGCCGGCACGTTCTGGCAGGTCCACCCGGCACTGCCGGACACCCTCGCGTCCGTCGTGCGCGACTGGGCCGACGCCCCCACCGGTGGCGTCGCCTGGGACCTCTACGGCGGCGTCGGGCTGCTCGGCTCGGTCCTCGCCGACCAGGTGGGGGAGTCGGGGACCGTGCTGGTCGTCGAGTCCGCCGCGTCCGCGGTCGCCGACGGCGCCTCCGCGCTCGCCGACCTGCCGCAGGTCCAGTTCGTCCGCGGCCGCGCCGAGCGCGAGATCAGCCGGCTCGGCCCCGACCCCGACGTCGTGGTCACCGACCCGCCGCGCGCCGGGCTCGGGAAGGCCGCGGTGCGCGACCTCGCCGCCCGCGCCCCGCAGCGGATCGTGCACATCGCCTGCGACCCGGCCGCGCTGGCCCGCGACCTGTCCCTGTTCGCCGCCGCCGGGTACCGCACCGCCGCGCTGCGGGCGTTCGACGCGTTCCCGATGACCCACCACATGGAGGCGGCCGCCCTGCTGGAGCGGATCCCGCGGTGACCACCGTCGTCCAGCTCTCGGACCTGCACCTCGGCCACCCGGACACCGACGGCCGGGCCGCCCGCGCCGTCGCGGGGGTCCGGGCGCTGGACCCGGCGCCGGACGTCGTGCTCGTCACCGGCGACCTCGCCGACGACGGCGCCCCCGAGGCCTACTCCTCCGCCGCACGGCTGCTCGACGGCCTCGGCGCGCTGCACGTGCCCGGCAACCACGACGACCGCGCCGCGATGGCCGACGCCGTCGGACCGGTGGGCGACCGGCTGCACCGCACCGGCGGGACCACCGTCGCGCTGCTCGACACCCTCGTCCCCGGGGCGCCGCACGGCGCGCTGTCCGACGCCGCGGTCGCCCTGCTCGCCGAGGCCGTCCGGGATCCCGCGCCGCTGCTGGTCGCCCTGCACCACCCGCCGGTCGCGGTCGGGCACCCGGTCCTCGACGGGATGCGGCTGCTCGAGGCCGGTGTGTTCGAGGCCCTGCTCGCCGCGCGCAGCGACCCGACGCTGGTGGTGTGCGGGCACGTCCACACCCCGCTGGCGGCGACGTTCGCCGGGCACCCGCTCGTCGTCGCCCCGTCGGTGGCGCCCGCCCTGCGCTGGCCGGACGTGCCCGGGACCGGGGGGAGCGACCCCGTCCCGGCACCGGGTGGGGTGCTGCACGTGCTCGGGGACGGGCCGCCGCGCAGCCGGTTCCTGAGCTGGCCGGTGTGAGGCGGGTCGGCTGCCGCGGGTTGCCCGGAACCCGCTAGGATCGGTTCACAACAGAATGCAGCGAATTGCTTTCGCCCTCGTATTCCAACTGGCAGAGAAAGCGGTCTCAAACACCGTACAGTGTGGGTTCGAATCCCACCGGGGGCACCATTCGTCGATCTGAGAGACGTGTCGGCCCACGGCTGCGGGCCCCGCGTCCCGGGGTGCCCCCACCTCCTGGCCTGCATGTTCCTCCGGGTGGACGGGCTGGGGCACACCCGCCCGATCCTGCTCGGCAATGGCGGCGCCACATCGTCGGCGCCCGCCCCGACCGCGTCCTGCGCGACCCGCCCCCTTCCGGCGGCTGCCGCGCCACGAACGGTGTCCGGGCCCGCCCGTCCGACGGTTCCGTGCGCGAGTACGCCACTCCGCGCCGGTTCCTCGGCACCACCTCCGACGACCGTCATGCCGCTCGCCGAGGCGGCCCCGGACCGGGTGGGGAGCGCGCACCGGCCGGCGCACGCGACCTCGCCGTCGGTCGCGCGACGTGACGCCGTCGCCGCGCCGGACGCCGCGCTCGGCCCGGCGGCGTGAGCACCGCCGCCCCTGCCCGATCGGACGGGTAATGCGGCCGGCGGAGCGTGTTTCCGCACACGAAAGGCCGAAGTGGTTCGGCTGTGCACCCGTACCGCCGGTAGCCTGGGCGATCCGGACACCCCACTGACCGATGAAGGAGTTCTCCGGTGACCGACAACGTTCCCGCAGAGACGCCGGCCGAGGACGGCCCGCAGCCCGGGTGGCGGGTGCTGGTCGTCGAGGACGAGGCGCTGATCCGCATGGACCTGGCCGAGATGCTCTCCGAGGAGGGCTACCGCATCGCCGGTGAGGCCGGTGACGGCGAGGCCGCCATCATCCAGGCCCGCGAGCTGAAGCCCGACCTGGTGATCATGGACGTCAAGATGCCCAAGAAGGACGGCATCGAGGCGGCGTCGACCATCGTCGAGGAGAAGATCGCGCCGGTCGTCATGCTGACCGCGTTCAGCCAGCGCGAGCTGATCGAGCGCGCCCGCGACGCCGGCGCCATGGCCTACCTGGTCAAGCCGTTCGCCCGGCACGAGCTGGTCCCGGCCATCGAGCTCGCCGTCTCCCGGTTCGCCGAGAAGAAGGCGCTCGAGGACGAGGTCGCCTCGCTCAACGAGCGGTTCGAGACCCGCAAGGTCGTCGACCGGGCCAAGGGCCTGCTCATGACCGCACAGAAGATGTCCGAGCCGGAGGCCTTCCGCTGGATCCAGCGCACCGCGATGGACCGCCGGACGACCATGAAGGCCGTCGCCGAGGCGGTCGTCGAGGGGCTGGCTCCGGCCAAGTCCTCCTGAGACACAGGCGGTGGTCGACCACCGCCGCCCGGCACCGTCGTTCCGGCCCCGTCGCGCACCGCGCGGCGGGGCCGGCGTCGTCCGTGCCGGCCGGCGGGCCACCCTGCCGGGCCCCGCCGGCCGACGGTCCGTCGACGGGGCCGGTGCCACCGTTCCGATGCATCACGAGACCATTCCGGTTACCGAATGTGCCCGTCCGGGCACCGGAAAAGATCCACTTGTGTCACGCTGGTGTCGGCGGATCACATTCCTGTCACGAGTGGTGACGGTGTCCCCTTTCCTGGTTCGGGCGTACTACTTTTCCGCCATCCTCCCGCGCTGCTTCGGGCGGGCGGAGAACCGAAGGGGATTCGAATGACGCGAACGACGTGGCGACTCGCCGCCCTCGCCGGGGCGGCGTCGCTGGTACTGGCCGGATGCGGTGGCGGGGACACCGGTTCCGGCGGGGCCACCGGCGGCTCGGAGGAGCCCGCCGCCGCGGGGCAGGCATGCACCCCGCCGCAGGCACAGGCCACCGGCAATCCCGGCACCGCGCCGCTGAAGATCGGCTCCCTGCTGCCGGAGACCGGGAGCCTGGCGTTCCTCGGTCCGCCCGAGTTCGCGGGGGTGGACGTGGCGGTCGAGGAGATCAATGCTGCCGGGGGAGTCCTCGGCAACCCGGTCCAGCACCTGCGCGGTGACTCGGGTGACGACACCACCGACATCGCGAACCAGACCGTCGACCGGCAGCTCAGCGCCGGGACGCAGGTCATCGTCGGTGCGGCCGCGTCGGGTGTGTCGAAGCTGGTCATCGACAAGATCACCGGTGCGGGTGTCGTCCAGTTCTCGCCGGCCAACACCTCCGACGAGTTCACCTGCTGGCAGGACCGCGGCCTGTACTTCCGGACCGCGCCGCCGGACGTCCTGCAGGGGCAGGCGCTCGCGCAGCTGATCACCTCCGACGGTGGCCAGCGGGTCGCGCTGCTCGCCCGCAACGACCCGTACGGCTCGGGCCTGGCGGACAGCGCCGAGCGCAACCTGGTCTCCGCCGGCATCCCGCAGGACCAGATCACCAAGATCATCTACGACCCGAACGCGGCGTCGTTCAACCCCGAGATCGACCAGGTCGCCCAGTTCAACCCGGACTCCGTCGCGGTCATCGGCTTCGACGAGTCCAAGCGGATCCTGTCGCGCATGAGCGAGGTGCAGATCGGACCGGCCCAGAAGGCCGTGTACGGCACCGACGGCAACATGGGCAACGCCCTGGGCGAGGGACTGCCCGCGGGCCTGCTGAACGGGATGAAGGGCACTCTGCCGCTCACCGAGCTGTCGGGCGACTTCCGGCAGCGGCTCACCGCGCAGGACCCGAGCCTGACCGACTTCAACTACGCGGCGGAGTCCTACGACGCCGTCCTGGTCTCGGCGCTGGCCGCCGAGGCCGCGAAGTCGACCAACGGTGCGGACATCGCGACCCAGATCAACGGGATCACCAAGGACGGCGAGAAGTGCACCGACTTCGCCGGCTGCAAGGCGATCCTCGACCGGGGCGGTGACGTCGACTACGACGGCGCCACCGGCACGCTCGACTTCACCGACGCCGGTGAGCCGGGCTCCGGGTCGTACGGGGTCCAGACCTTCAACGGCCAGAACCAGATCGACGAGGCGGCGACCACCTACGTCCGGGTCGGCGCCCAGGGCTGACACACCGCACCACACGCACCGACACGAGGGGGCGGGCCGCCACGGCCCGCCCCCTCGTCGTGCTCGGGACCGGCCGGGCCCCACCGGCGGGACGATGCCCCGGCCCGCCACCCGGCGCGACGCAGGGCACCACGCCCGGGCGGCACCCGGTGCGCACCGGCCCGGTGGTCCCGGTGGACCGGCGCCGGGAACACGACGGCCCCGCCCCCCGTGGCTGGGGGAACGGGGCCGTCGCGGGACCGGCGCGTCAGGTCATTTCTTCTCGCTGCTGCCGGCCAGCGTCCCCAGGTACAGCTCGATGACCTTCGGGTCGTTCAGCAGGTCGCGGCCGCCCGCGGTGTAGGCCGCGCGGCCCTGGTCGAGCACGTAGCCGCGGTCGCAGATCTGCAGGCAGCGACGGGCGTTCTGCTCCACCATGATGACCGAGACCCCGGCCGCGTTGATGCGCTTGCAGCGGACGAACACCTCGTCCTGGAGCATCGGGGACAGGCCCGCCGACGGCTCGTCGAGCAGCAGCACCGACGGTTCCATCATCAGGGCCCGTCCCATCGCGACCATCTGGCGCTCGCCGCCGGACAGCGACCCCGCCTTGATCTTCCGGCGCTGCCCCAGCATCGGGAACAGGTCCGCGACGACGTCGAAGCGGGTCGCGAACGTCTTCGGCCGGAGGAACACACCCATCTGCATGTTCTCCTCGATCGAGAGCGAGGGGAACACGTTGTCGCGCTGCGGGACGTAGCCGAGCCCCTTGGTGACCAGGGCGTGCGCCTTGGCCCCGGTGATCTCGGCGTCGCGCAGCCGGACCGTGCCGCTGCGCACGGGGATCAGCCCGAACATGGCCTTGAGCAGCGTCGACTTGCCGGCGCCGTTGGGCCCGATGATGCCGACGATCTCGCCGTCGCGGAGGAAGAAGTCGCTGCCGGTCAGGATGTCGACGCCCGGCACGTACCCGGCGACGAGGGTGTCGACCCGCAGCACGGCGCCCTCGGCGAGCTCGCGGTGGACCTCCGGGGTGGCGGCCTGCTCCGGTGTCATGGCCCGGTCGGCGCCGGGTGCCTGCTCGCTCATGTGCGCTTCCCCTCCTGATCCGGGTGGGCCGTGCCGGTGCCGTCGTCGGCGAGGGAGCCCTCGATCTCGGCGGCCTCCATCTCGGCGACGATCTCCGCGGTCTGCCCGACCGGGTTGCCGTGCTCGTCGAACTCGAGGACCTGGTCGTGGTGCGAACCGAGGTAGGCGTCGACGACGGCCTGGTTCGACGACAGCGCCGAGGGCGGCCCCTCCGCGATCACCTGCCCCTGGGCCATGACGACGACCCAGTCGGAGATGTCCCGGATGACGTCCATGTCGTGCTCGACGAACACGACGCTCATGCCCTCGTCGCGCAGCGACTTCACGTGCCCCAGCAGGCTCTGGGTGAGCGCCGGGTTCACCCCGGCCATCGGCTCGTCGAGCATGACGACCTTCGGGTCCATCATCAGGGCCCGCGCCATCTCGAGCAGCTTGCGCTGCCCGCCGGACAGTGACCCGGCCAGGTCCTCGGCCTTGGTGTCGAGCTTGAAGCGGGCCAGCAGCTCGCGGGCCTGCTCGGTGATCCGCCGTTCCTGCGCCCCCCAGCCGGTGAACAGCGCGCCGAGGAAGGTCTCGCCGCGCTGCCCGACCGCGCCGAGCTTCATGTTCTCCAGCACCGTCATGCCCGCGAGGGCCTTGGTGAGCTGGAACGTGCGGACGACGCCCTTGCGGGCCACCCGGTGCGGCGGCAGCTTCTGCAGGGGGTTGCCCTCGTAGATCCAGGAGCCCGTGTCGGCCCGGTCGAACCCGGTCAGCAGGTTGAACAGGGTCGTCTTCCCGGCGCCGTTGGGGCCGATGAGGCCGGTGATGGCGCCGCGCTCGAACTCCAGGTGGGCGACGTCGACGGCCTTCAGGCCGCCGAACGTGCGGGTCACGCCGTCCACGGTGAGCACCGGGTCCGGTTTGGCGACGCCCGGCTCCGGGGCGACGCCGGTGAGCGTGCGGGCCGGGTCGGTCACGGTCGGGTCGGGGGTCGTGTCCTCAGCGGCCATCGCCCAGCACCTCCCTGCGGCGTCCGAAGATGCCCTGTGGTCGGAACACCATCATGAGGCCCAGGAACAGGCCGACGAGCACGAAGCGGATCGCGCCGACGTCCTGGGAGGAGATGAACGGCAGCAGCGGCGACTCCCCGGCCGTCGCCTGGCGCAGGAACGCGTCGGCGACCGACAGCAGGAACCAGAACGCCATCGCGCCGACCACCGGGCCGAAGACCCGTCCCGCGCCGCCCAGGATGAGCGCGGCGTAGGCGAAGAAGGTCTGCGGCGGCGAGTAGAAGTCCGGCGTCAGCGACTGGGTCGCCAGGGCGAACACGATGCCGCCCAGCGCGCCGAACACCCCGCCGAGGGCGAGCGCCTGCATCTTGTAGGCGAAGACGTTCTTGCCCAGCGCGCGGGCGGCGTCCTCGTCCTCCCGGATCGCCTTGAGCACGCGGCCCCACGGGCTGCGCACGAGCAGCCAGGTGAGGAGCACGCACAGCCCGACGACCGTCCAGCCGACCAGGATCGACCAGAGGTCCGGCCCCCGCAGCGACAGCACCCCGAAGTCGTAGGTGCCGGTGCCGAACGGGTTGG harbors:
- a CDS encoding class I SAM-dependent RNA methyltransferase, with amino-acid sequence MLELRVGPVAHGGHCVARDGDGGRVVFVRHALPGELVRAVVTDDPGGAFCRADAVAVLEASPDRVEPACPWAGPGGCGGCDFQHTDHATQRALKTTVLREQLERLGAGAAVVATADLAAVEVEELPGGPLGWRTRVRLAVDDDGVPGLRAHRSHDVCEIGDCPLVPAGALPPVLERRFRPDSELDVTVVGDGAARVGSGATVHAADRTWELSAGTFWQVHPALPDTLASVVRDWADAPTGGVAWDLYGGVGLLGSVLADQVGESGTVLVVESAASAVADGASALADLPQVQFVRGRAEREISRLGPDPDVVVTDPPRAGLGKAAVRDLAARAPQRIVHIACDPAALARDLSLFAAAGYRTAALRAFDAFPMTHHMEAAALLERIPR
- a CDS encoding metallophosphoesterase; this encodes MTTVVQLSDLHLGHPDTDGRAARAVAGVRALDPAPDVVLVTGDLADDGAPEAYSSAARLLDGLGALHVPGNHDDRAAMADAVGPVGDRLHRTGGTTVALLDTLVPGAPHGALSDAAVALLAEAVRDPAPLLVALHHPPVAVGHPVLDGMRLLEAGVFEALLAARSDPTLVVCGHVHTPLAATFAGHPLVVAPSVAPALRWPDVPGTGGSDPVPAPGGVLHVLGDGPPRSRFLSWPV
- a CDS encoding ANTAR domain-containing response regulator, which encodes MTDNVPAETPAEDGPQPGWRVLVVEDEALIRMDLAEMLSEEGYRIAGEAGDGEAAIIQARELKPDLVIMDVKMPKKDGIEAASTIVEEKIAPVVMLTAFSQRELIERARDAGAMAYLVKPFARHELVPAIELAVSRFAEKKALEDEVASLNERFETRKVVDRAKGLLMTAQKMSEPEAFRWIQRTAMDRRTTMKAVAEAVVEGLAPAKSS
- a CDS encoding ABC transporter substrate-binding protein, whose amino-acid sequence is MTRTTWRLAALAGAASLVLAGCGGGDTGSGGATGGSEEPAAAGQACTPPQAQATGNPGTAPLKIGSLLPETGSLAFLGPPEFAGVDVAVEEINAAGGVLGNPVQHLRGDSGDDTTDIANQTVDRQLSAGTQVIVGAAASGVSKLVIDKITGAGVVQFSPANTSDEFTCWQDRGLYFRTAPPDVLQGQALAQLITSDGGQRVALLARNDPYGSGLADSAERNLVSAGIPQDQITKIIYDPNAASFNPEIDQVAQFNPDSVAVIGFDESKRILSRMSEVQIGPAQKAVYGTDGNMGNALGEGLPAGLLNGMKGTLPLTELSGDFRQRLTAQDPSLTDFNYAAESYDAVLVSALAAEAAKSTNGADIATQINGITKDGEKCTDFAGCKAILDRGGDVDYDGATGTLDFTDAGEPGSGSYGVQTFNGQNQIDEAATTYVRVGAQG
- a CDS encoding ABC transporter ATP-binding protein, with protein sequence MSEQAPGADRAMTPEQAATPEVHRELAEGAVLRVDTLVAGYVPGVDILTGSDFFLRDGEIVGIIGPNGAGKSTLLKAMFGLIPVRSGTVRLRDAEITGAKAHALVTKGLGYVPQRDNVFPSLSIEENMQMGVFLRPKTFATRFDVVADLFPMLGQRRKIKAGSLSGGERQMVAMGRALMMEPSVLLLDEPSAGLSPMLQDEVFVRCKRINAAGVSVIMVEQNARRCLQICDRGYVLDQGRAAYTAGGRDLLNDPKVIELYLGTLAGSSEKK